A region from the Actinomycetota bacterium genome encodes:
- the rny gene encoding ribonuclease Y, protein MLILSVVISNLVGLLVGFLIRKYVGEAKIASAEEAAKGILSEAQREVERMRREALVEAKDEIHAMRAEVERENREQRAEFQRLEKRLAQREEILDNRAMALDRREKAFIARESELAKLESELESIYAEQKHMLERLAGMSADEAKELLMKRIREEARHDAAKIIHDIESKAREEAEKRARNIISLAIQRCAADHVAETTVSVVPLPNDEMKGRIIGREGRNIRAFETLTGINLIIDDTPEAVILSSFDPVRREIGRLALEKLIADGRIHPARIEEMYEKAREEVETEIREEGEQAALEIGVHGLHPELIRVLGRLKFRSSYGQNVLKHSREVAHLAGIMAAELNVDVKLAKRAGLLHDIGKAIDHEVEGPHAIIGAELAKRLRESPKICHAIEAHHGEVEPRTIEAVLVQSADAVSASRPGARRETLESYIKRLEKLEAIAEGYKGVEKAYAMQAGREIRIMVKPEEIDDAKSALLARDIAKKIEEELEYPGQIKVTVIREHRVVEYAK, encoded by the coding sequence GTGCTCATTCTATCGGTAGTAATATCGAACCTCGTTGGGCTCCTAGTTGGATTCCTAATTAGGAAATATGTAGGGGAGGCGAAAATCGCCTCCGCTGAGGAAGCTGCAAAAGGGATTTTATCGGAGGCACAAAGAGAAGTTGAAAGAATGAGACGAGAGGCCTTAGTGGAAGCAAAGGATGAAATCCATGCAATGCGAGCCGAAGTCGAGAGGGAAAATAGGGAACAACGGGCTGAGTTTCAGCGGCTGGAGAAAAGATTGGCTCAAAGGGAGGAAATACTGGACAACAGGGCCATGGCTTTGGATAGAAGAGAAAAGGCTTTCATTGCAAGGGAGAGTGAGCTTGCAAAATTGGAGAGCGAATTAGAGAGCATCTATGCTGAACAAAAACACATGCTTGAGCGGTTAGCTGGTATGTCAGCCGATGAGGCAAAGGAGTTACTCATGAAGAGGATTAGAGAAGAAGCCAGACACGATGCTGCAAAAATAATCCACGATATCGAATCCAAAGCTCGAGAAGAGGCGGAGAAGAGAGCTCGAAACATCATATCCTTGGCCATTCAAAGGTGCGCCGCTGACCACGTGGCTGAGACCACGGTCTCTGTGGTCCCCCTGCCCAACGATGAGATGAAGGGAAGAATCATCGGACGAGAGGGGAGAAACATCCGAGCTTTTGAGACCCTCACGGGGATCAATTTAATCATCGATGATACGCCAGAGGCGGTCATCCTTTCGAGTTTCGATCCCGTCAGACGTGAGATCGGTCGCCTGGCCCTAGAGAAACTCATCGCCGATGGGAGAATTCATCCAGCCCGAATCGAAGAGATGTACGAAAAAGCCCGCGAAGAAGTGGAAACCGAAATCCGCGAGGAAGGAGAACAAGCAGCCCTTGAAATTGGAGTACACGGGCTACACCCCGAGCTTATCAGAGTACTCGGGCGGTTGAAATTCCGATCAAGCTACGGACAGAATGTCCTCAAACATTCAAGGGAGGTAGCACACTTAGCCGGGATAATGGCCGCGGAATTGAATGTCGATGTCAAACTGGCTAAGCGAGCTGGTCTTTTGCATGATATTGGAAAAGCCATAGATCACGAAGTGGAAGGGCCACATGCAATCATCGGGGCAGAGTTGGCAAAACGCCTTCGTGAATCGCCCAAGATTTGTCATGCCATCGAAGCTCACCATGGGGAGGTAGAACCTCGAACCATCGAAGCTGTATTGGTCCAATCCGCCGATGCTGTCTCGGCCTCACGCCCAGGAGCTCGAAGGGAAACGTTGGAGAGCTACATCAAACGTTTGGAAAAGCTCGAGGCCATCGCCGAGGGCTACAAAGGTGTAGAAAAGGCCTATGCTATGCAAGCTGGGCGTGAAATCAGGATAATGGTCAAACCCGAAGAAATCGACGATGCAAAATCAGCTCTTCTTGCAAGGGATATTGCCAAGAAAATCGAAGAGGAGTTGGAGTATCCTGGCCAAATAAAGGTTACGGTGATAAGGGAACACCGTGTCGTGGAATATGCCAAATAA